A single Calditrichota bacterium DNA region contains:
- a CDS encoding aldo/keto reductase: QIQPLFDAYSEQTMTQVSLRFCISHPACHTVIPGAKTPQQVADNCQASDFGPIPGEMIPQLGD, encoded by the coding sequence ATCAAATACAGCCATTATTTGACGCTTACTCTGAACAGACTATGACTCAGGTCAGCTTGCGGTTTTGTATTTCGCATCCGGCGTGTCACACCGTGATTCCCGGAGCAAAGACTCCGCAGCAGGTCGCGGACAATTGTCAGGCATCGGATTTTGGGCCTATCCCGGGAGAGATGATTCCGCAATTGGGAGATTAA